In Mustela nigripes isolate SB6536 chromosome 10, MUSNIG.SB6536, whole genome shotgun sequence, one DNA window encodes the following:
- the KIAA1614 gene encoding uncharacterized protein KIAA1614 homolog isoform X4 yields MEAAPEAAAARPAGGGPQGTQIGSRTASSMEMTSAVERSGREPQLHNGHLPRPWSCSLEDRTPSLMAPQHGRAWGMQLQGPSVLESKVRALKEKMSTGKQGVSPCLTSHERPSKKPKFRRVKGGAPEILSEQPSLPDAEEVLPTQNPPDGQLDSGINKEEPAQNGGPRPPRPPSNGLECWNGRSPWPPEAVQALPDNEGSLPPGSGSLQENFVHGVTLGRPGGPGPCDKVAHVPNLRKGRSYALQDGLGSGRDLDSLSLTCEEDFASRPALLGGLWRAAELGALGTGGSALSLSDQVEMNRLLLQEMLNVGGQVPPRVGIPAWTPSWDRRPPERPAGDVDWDSGVSLQDSDQSRTFGPKPESVLSPRHEEAKHLLQRARMKARTRPLRASHEMVPAVAQGGRDGRRSPAPDARMPFACRDTPQNGNTSDSSSGESSSGQWPKRGASPSRVRFEDESARDAESRYLERLRQRPARGGAGHSAAQGPLRSKPELAHYVRGGFARTDAGEGALCRLVGRLEQRGFPVPPARGSDRKCQACGSCLDDRRPGADPRALREREGAGGGPGVRAEPLSARGPSPPFRPLPAEPGGHTEWIRETHIGDVVCPGEADSALDSTDTSDSCRTDSEEAGTSQPSRARGPARSNSPRPRSSRPRGGPRWFRKVGSELPGSPQAPHYLPVVEHMEGVAEVTEGRGHLPEGTRFPREDACAKPPTLESKKASLGSQQLPGPGLGNHWVHAVDSRALSRTAYLLTPSTKLGSSVPGRQALDGGSHESLQTVSASSLQQSPAEPSALHQAQKPTSFSTEGWVPTPPSSRKTTSPVSRRKAALARPRRQREPVDPPLPPPRSGVPRTCELSPAQTQPCSPPVRHPLLALSTNNCNNSTPLRLQESPGGAGLEGKVEEGPCSQELPPENSSSHGVAVPPTSESCLLSEPPFSAEWQGRPVQPLHGRGVRGPQCSWPSSQGLTPACPQCGGREHPQPDAHGGPRGRGVPRWHNPAAATTLPRGLFWLLRGLRGWAPRHRWCPAPAAAVGLWTSLRDPQARGT; encoded by the exons ATGGAGGCGGCGcccgaggcggcggcggcccggCCCGCGGGCGGCGGCCCCCA AGGGACCCAAATAGGGAGCAGAACAGCCAGCTCCATGGAGATGACCTCAGCTGTGGAGAGAAGTGGCCGTGAGCCACAGCTGCATAATGGACACCTTCCAAGACCCTGGTCCTGCTCTCTGGAAGACCGAACCCCCAGCCTGATGGCCCCCCAGCATGGCAGGGCATGGGGCATGCAGCTCCAAGGCCCCTCTGTGCTGGAGTCCAAAGTGAGGGCCTTGAAGGAAAAAATGTCCACAGGCAAACAGGGGGTGAGCCCCTGCCTCACTTCTCATGAGCGGCCGTCCAAGAAACCCAAATTCAGGCGAGTCAAGGGGGGCGCGCCTGAGATTCTGTCAGAGCAGCCTTCCTTGCCCGATGCGGAGGAGGTCCTCCCTACCCAGAATCCACCCGATGGGCAGCTGGACAGCGGCATCAACAAGGAGGAACCTGCCCAGAACGGCGGTCCCAGACCTCCCAGGCCACCCTCTAATGGGCTGGAGTGCTGGAACGGGAGGAGCCCGTGGCCTCCAGAAGCAGTACAGGCCTTGCCGGACAATGAGGGGAGTCTGCCGCCAGGGTCTGGCTCTTTGCAAGAGAACTTTGTTCACGGAGTCACCCTGGGCCGGCCTGGGGGCCCTGGGCCTTGTGACAAGGTCGCCCACGTGCCCAACCTGAGGAAAGGAAGGTCCTACGCCCTTCAGGATGGTCTAGGTTCAGGCAGAGACCTGGACAGCTTGTCTCTGACCTGCGAGGAGGACTTTGCGTCCAGGCCAGCCCTACTGGGGGGGCTCTGGCGAGCTGCAGAGCTGGGGGCTCTGGGCACCGGGGGCAGTGCCTTATCCCTGTCTGACCAGGTGGAGATGAACCGCCTTCTGCTGCAAGAGATGTTAAATGTTGGGGGTCAAGTCCCGCCCAGGGTGGGAATCCCAGcctggactccatcctgggacagACGCCCACCAG AGCGGCCAGCAGGGGACGTGGACTGGGACTCAGGTGTCTCCCTCCAGGACTCAGATCAGAGCAG GACCTTTGGTCCCAAGCCGGAGTCTGTGCTGAGCCCCAGGCATGAGGAAGCCAAGCATCTGCTGCAGCGAGCCCGCATGAAGGCCCGGACGCGGCCCCTCCGTGCCAGCCATGAGATGGTGCCCGCCGTTGCCCAGGGTGGCCG AGACGGCCGGAGAAGCCCAGCCCCGGACGCGAGGATGCCCTTTGCCTGCAGAGACACGCCGCAGAACGGGAACACGAGCGACTCCTCCAGCGGGGAGTCCAGCAGCGGGCAGTGGCCGAAGCGGGGCGCCTCCCCGTCCCGCGTGCGCTTCGAGGACGAGTCAGCCCGCGACGCCGAGTCCCGCTACCTGGAGCGGCTGCGGCAGCGCCCAGCGCGGGGTGGCGCGGGGCACTCGGCGGCGCAGGGCCCGCTGCGCTCCAAGCCCGAGCTCGCCCACTACGTCCGCGGGGGCTTCGCGCGCACCGACGCCGGCGAGGGCGCGCTCTGCCGGCTCGTGGGGCGGCTGGAGCAGAGGGGCTTCCCTGTGCCGCCCGCGCGGGGCAGCGACAGGAAGTGCCAGGCCTGCGGCAGCTGCCTCGACGACAGGCGCCCCGGCGCGGACCCCAGGGCCCTCCGGGAGCGCGAGGGGGCGGGTGGCGGGCCGGGGGTGCGGGCGGAGCCCCTCAGCGCTCGGGGCCCGAGCCCCCCCTTCAGGCCCCTCCCTGCCGAACCGGGGGGCCACACCGAGTGGATCCGGGAAACGCACATCGGAGACGTGGTGTGTCCCGGGGAGGCGGACTCGGCGCTGGACAGCACGGACACCTCCGACAGCTGCAGGACCGACAGCGAGGAGGCTGGGACCTCGCAGCCCAGCAGGGCTCGGGGCCCGGCCCGCAGCAACAGCCCCCGTCCGCGGAGCTCCAGGCCCCGAGGAGGCCCCAGGTGGTTCCGGAAGGTCGGATCGGAGCTGCCAGGGAGCCCTCAGGCCCCTCACTACCTGCCGGTGGTTGAGCACATGGAGGGCGTCGCGGAGGTGACAGAAGGCAGAGGACACCTGCCCGAGGGGACTCGGTTTCCCAGAGAAGATGCTTGCGCCAAGCCGCCTACCCTGGAATCCAAAAAAGCTTCTCTGGGCTCCCAGCAGCTGCCTGGACCAGGGCTGGGAAACCACTGGGTCCACGCTGTGGATTCCCGGGCTCTGAGCAGGACAGCCTATCTCCTGACCCCTTCCACGAAGCTGGGGTCCTCGGTGCCAGGCAGACAAGCCCTGGATGGAGGAAGCCATGAGTCTCTCCAGACCgtctctgcttcctccctgcaACAGAGTCCCGCAGAGCCCTCTGCCCTGCACCAGGCCCAGAAGCCAACTTCCTTCTCCACCGAAGGCTGGGTACCAACCCCTCCATCTTCAAGGAAAACCACTTCACCTGTGTCTCGCAGGAAGGCAGCCCTGGCTAGGCcccgcaggcagagagagcctgTGGACCCGCCTCTGCCTCCTCCGAGAAGTGGAGTTCCCAGGACCTGTGAGCTCTCCCCTGCCCAGACCCAGCCCTGCAGCCCTCCAGTCAGGCATCCTCTGCTGGCCCTGTCCACCAACAACTGCAACAACAGCACGCCTCTGAGGCTGCAGGAGTCCCCTGGAGGGGCTGGCCTCGAGGGCAAGGTAGAGGAGGGCCCCTGCAGCCAGGAGCTGCCCCCAGAGAACAGCAGCAGCCACG GTGTCGCCGTCCCACCAACATCGGAAAGCTGCCTCCTTTCAGAACCTCCATTCTCTGCTGAGTGGCAAGGGAGACCGGTCCAGCCTCTACATGGTAGGGGAGTCAGGGGACCACAGTGCAGCTGGCCG AGTAGCCAAGGCCTCACCCCGGCGTGCCCTCAGTGTGGAGGACGTGAGCACCCCCAGCCAGACGCGCATGGTGGGCCGCGTGGTAGAGGTGTTCCCAGATGGCACAACCCAGCTGCAGCTACAACGCTCCCCAGAGG
- the KIAA1614 gene encoding uncharacterized protein KIAA1614 homolog isoform X3: protein MEMTSAVERSGREPQLHNGHLPRPWSCSLEDRTPSLMAPQHGRAWGMQLQGPSVLESKVRALKEKMSTGKQGVSPCLTSHERPSKKPKFRRVKGGAPEILSEQPSLPDAEEVLPTQNPPDGQLDSGINKEEPAQNGGPRPPRPPSNGLECWNGRSPWPPEAVQALPDNEGSLPPGSGSLQENFVHGVTLGRPGGPGPCDKVAHVPNLRKGRSYALQDGLGSGRDLDSLSLTCEEDFASRPALLGGLWRAAELGALGTGGSALSLSDQVEMNRLLLQEMLNVGGQVPPRVGIPAWTPSWDRRPPERPAGDVDWDSGVSLQDSDQSRTFGPKPESVLSPRHEEAKHLLQRARMKARTRPLRASHEMVPAVAQGGRDGRRSPAPDARMPFACRDTPQNGNTSDSSSGESSSGQWPKRGASPSRVRFEDESARDAESRYLERLRQRPARGGAGHSAAQGPLRSKPELAHYVRGGFARTDAGEGALCRLVGRLEQRGFPVPPARGSDRKCQACGSCLDDRRPGADPRALREREGAGGGPGVRAEPLSARGPSPPFRPLPAEPGGHTEWIRETHIGDVVCPGEADSALDSTDTSDSCRTDSEEAGTSQPSRARGPARSNSPRPRSSRPRGGPRWFRKVGSELPGSPQAPHYLPVVEHMEGVAEVTEGRGHLPEGTRFPREDACAKPPTLESKKASLGSQQLPGPGLGNHWVHAVDSRALSRTAYLLTPSTKLGSSVPGRQALDGGSHESLQTVSASSLQQSPAEPSALHQAQKPTSFSTEGWVPTPPSSRKTTSPVSRRKAALARPRRQREPVDPPLPPPRSGVPRTCELSPAQTQPCSPPVRHPLLALSTNNCNNSTPLRLQESPGGAGLEGKVEEGPCSQELPPENSSSHGGVQGFPDPAAAGTVSSVSITLSLASEEPESSQEPEGGLQRPEMSPGGQVPSRASPGVSARPGPRSAAPSDRSKKSSTSLASTLGLKKLFQVLGHGARPKLGKARSHSVEQLQPPAPGPAPHTSTPRVKKAPSLQSLHLVSPSHQHRKAASFQNLHSLLSGKGDRSSLYMVGESGDHSAAGRVAKASPRRALSVEDVSTPSQTRMVGRVVEVFPDGTTQLQLQRSPEGSFGFCVASGDGRRDTGFYVQEMADASMAKLYSGLLGVGDEILEVNGAKVAGLGLAHIKELLAHAESLSVRVLRQRPFPR, encoded by the exons ATGGAGATGACCTCAGCTGTGGAGAGAAGTGGCCGTGAGCCACAGCTGCATAATGGACACCTTCCAAGACCCTGGTCCTGCTCTCTGGAAGACCGAACCCCCAGCCTGATGGCCCCCCAGCATGGCAGGGCATGGGGCATGCAGCTCCAAGGCCCCTCTGTGCTGGAGTCCAAAGTGAGGGCCTTGAAGGAAAAAATGTCCACAGGCAAACAGGGGGTGAGCCCCTGCCTCACTTCTCATGAGCGGCCGTCCAAGAAACCCAAATTCAGGCGAGTCAAGGGGGGCGCGCCTGAGATTCTGTCAGAGCAGCCTTCCTTGCCCGATGCGGAGGAGGTCCTCCCTACCCAGAATCCACCCGATGGGCAGCTGGACAGCGGCATCAACAAGGAGGAACCTGCCCAGAACGGCGGTCCCAGACCTCCCAGGCCACCCTCTAATGGGCTGGAGTGCTGGAACGGGAGGAGCCCGTGGCCTCCAGAAGCAGTACAGGCCTTGCCGGACAATGAGGGGAGTCTGCCGCCAGGGTCTGGCTCTTTGCAAGAGAACTTTGTTCACGGAGTCACCCTGGGCCGGCCTGGGGGCCCTGGGCCTTGTGACAAGGTCGCCCACGTGCCCAACCTGAGGAAAGGAAGGTCCTACGCCCTTCAGGATGGTCTAGGTTCAGGCAGAGACCTGGACAGCTTGTCTCTGACCTGCGAGGAGGACTTTGCGTCCAGGCCAGCCCTACTGGGGGGGCTCTGGCGAGCTGCAGAGCTGGGGGCTCTGGGCACCGGGGGCAGTGCCTTATCCCTGTCTGACCAGGTGGAGATGAACCGCCTTCTGCTGCAAGAGATGTTAAATGTTGGGGGTCAAGTCCCGCCCAGGGTGGGAATCCCAGcctggactccatcctgggacagACGCCCACCAG AGCGGCCAGCAGGGGACGTGGACTGGGACTCAGGTGTCTCCCTCCAGGACTCAGATCAGAGCAG GACCTTTGGTCCCAAGCCGGAGTCTGTGCTGAGCCCCAGGCATGAGGAAGCCAAGCATCTGCTGCAGCGAGCCCGCATGAAGGCCCGGACGCGGCCCCTCCGTGCCAGCCATGAGATGGTGCCCGCCGTTGCCCAGGGTGGCCG AGACGGCCGGAGAAGCCCAGCCCCGGACGCGAGGATGCCCTTTGCCTGCAGAGACACGCCGCAGAACGGGAACACGAGCGACTCCTCCAGCGGGGAGTCCAGCAGCGGGCAGTGGCCGAAGCGGGGCGCCTCCCCGTCCCGCGTGCGCTTCGAGGACGAGTCAGCCCGCGACGCCGAGTCCCGCTACCTGGAGCGGCTGCGGCAGCGCCCAGCGCGGGGTGGCGCGGGGCACTCGGCGGCGCAGGGCCCGCTGCGCTCCAAGCCCGAGCTCGCCCACTACGTCCGCGGGGGCTTCGCGCGCACCGACGCCGGCGAGGGCGCGCTCTGCCGGCTCGTGGGGCGGCTGGAGCAGAGGGGCTTCCCTGTGCCGCCCGCGCGGGGCAGCGACAGGAAGTGCCAGGCCTGCGGCAGCTGCCTCGACGACAGGCGCCCCGGCGCGGACCCCAGGGCCCTCCGGGAGCGCGAGGGGGCGGGTGGCGGGCCGGGGGTGCGGGCGGAGCCCCTCAGCGCTCGGGGCCCGAGCCCCCCCTTCAGGCCCCTCCCTGCCGAACCGGGGGGCCACACCGAGTGGATCCGGGAAACGCACATCGGAGACGTGGTGTGTCCCGGGGAGGCGGACTCGGCGCTGGACAGCACGGACACCTCCGACAGCTGCAGGACCGACAGCGAGGAGGCTGGGACCTCGCAGCCCAGCAGGGCTCGGGGCCCGGCCCGCAGCAACAGCCCCCGTCCGCGGAGCTCCAGGCCCCGAGGAGGCCCCAGGTGGTTCCGGAAGGTCGGATCGGAGCTGCCAGGGAGCCCTCAGGCCCCTCACTACCTGCCGGTGGTTGAGCACATGGAGGGCGTCGCGGAGGTGACAGAAGGCAGAGGACACCTGCCCGAGGGGACTCGGTTTCCCAGAGAAGATGCTTGCGCCAAGCCGCCTACCCTGGAATCCAAAAAAGCTTCTCTGGGCTCCCAGCAGCTGCCTGGACCAGGGCTGGGAAACCACTGGGTCCACGCTGTGGATTCCCGGGCTCTGAGCAGGACAGCCTATCTCCTGACCCCTTCCACGAAGCTGGGGTCCTCGGTGCCAGGCAGACAAGCCCTGGATGGAGGAAGCCATGAGTCTCTCCAGACCgtctctgcttcctccctgcaACAGAGTCCCGCAGAGCCCTCTGCCCTGCACCAGGCCCAGAAGCCAACTTCCTTCTCCACCGAAGGCTGGGTACCAACCCCTCCATCTTCAAGGAAAACCACTTCACCTGTGTCTCGCAGGAAGGCAGCCCTGGCTAGGCcccgcaggcagagagagcctgTGGACCCGCCTCTGCCTCCTCCGAGAAGTGGAGTTCCCAGGACCTGTGAGCTCTCCCCTGCCCAGACCCAGCCCTGCAGCCCTCCAGTCAGGCATCCTCTGCTGGCCCTGTCCACCAACAACTGCAACAACAGCACGCCTCTGAGGCTGCAGGAGTCCCCTGGAGGGGCTGGCCTCGAGGGCAAGGTAGAGGAGGGCCCCTGCAGCCAGGAGCTGCCCCCAGAGAACAGCAGCAGCCACG GAGGAGTGCAGGGCTTTCCCGACCCCGCAGCTGCTGGCACGGTCAGCTCCGTGAGCATCACCCTCTCCCTGGCCTCGGAGGAGCCAGAGTCCAGCCAGGAGCCAGAGGGAGGTCTGCAGAGGCCAGAGATGAGTCCTGGAGGGCAGGTGCCATCCCG AGCATCCCCGGGGGTGAGCGCGCGACCTGGGCCGCGCTCTGCCGCCCCTTCTGACAGGAGCAAGAAAAGCAGCACCAGCCTGGCCTCCACCCTGGGGCTGAAAAAGCTCTTCCAGGTCCTCGGCCACGGCGCCAGGCCCAAGCTGGGCAAGGCCCGCAGCCATAGTGTGGAGCAGCTTCAGCCCCCTGCGCCGGGCCCGGCGCCCCACACCAGCACCCCCAGAGTGAAGAAGGCCCCGTCCTTACAGTCCCTGCATCTG GTGTCGCCGTCCCACCAACATCGGAAAGCTGCCTCCTTTCAGAACCTCCATTCTCTGCTGAGTGGCAAGGGAGACCGGTCCAGCCTCTACATGGTAGGGGAGTCAGGGGACCACAGTGCAGCTGGCCG AGTAGCCAAGGCCTCACCCCGGCGTGCCCTCAGTGTGGAGGACGTGAGCACCCCCAGCCAGACGCGCATGGTGGGCCGCGTGGTAGAGGTGTTCCCAGATGGCACAACCCAGCTGCAGCTACAACGCTCCCCAGAGG